In Synechocystis sp. PCC 6714, the following are encoded in one genomic region:
- the hisC gene encoding histidinol-phosphate transaminase yields MVSIRLSVRQTPAYVPGEQPQTNDFVKLNTNENPYAPPAQVLEAVAAELPKVRLYPDPVSTQLRRTAASLYGVQLNQVLAGNGSDDILNIVVRTFVDPGETVAFLDLTYSLYETIASVHGAKVQKIATDDNFDLTGPVICPEAKLIFLASPNPPKGKHLNREFLWQTCAQAQGVVVIDEAYGDFSDEDHWDFLKEFDNVIISRTLSKSYSLAGMRVGLAIAAPALIEEMDKVRDSYNLDRLAQALGTAALQAQAEFVPLWQMVRNTRIRLMEQLAKMDFQVCESDANFVFAAPRWIAAAELYQVLKERKILVRYFNHPRITNYLRITVGTDGEIDQLLSAIASVKQSLE; encoded by the coding sequence ATGGTATCCATCCGTCTGTCCGTCCGCCAAACCCCTGCCTATGTGCCTGGGGAACAGCCCCAAACTAACGATTTCGTTAAGCTCAATACCAATGAAAATCCCTATGCTCCCCCAGCTCAGGTGTTGGAAGCAGTGGCGGCGGAATTGCCGAAGGTGCGGCTCTACCCTGATCCGGTTTCTACCCAGTTGCGCCGGACGGCGGCGAGTTTGTATGGGGTGCAATTAAATCAAGTTTTGGCCGGCAATGGCTCCGACGACATTCTCAATATTGTGGTGCGTACCTTTGTTGATCCGGGGGAAACCGTTGCTTTTTTAGATCTAACCTACTCTTTATATGAAACAATCGCTTCGGTTCATGGAGCCAAAGTGCAAAAGATTGCCACCGATGACAATTTTGATTTAACCGGGCCGGTGATTTGTCCAGAGGCAAAATTGATTTTTCTCGCTTCCCCCAATCCCCCTAAAGGCAAACATTTAAACCGGGAATTTCTTTGGCAAACTTGCGCCCAGGCCCAGGGAGTAGTGGTTATTGACGAAGCCTACGGGGATTTTTCCGACGAGGACCATTGGGATTTTCTGAAAGAATTTGACAACGTGATTATTTCCCGCACCCTTTCTAAAAGTTATAGTCTGGCGGGAATGCGGGTGGGATTGGCGATCGCCGCTCCGGCCTTGATTGAGGAGATGGATAAAGTGCGGGATTCCTACAACTTGGATCGTTTAGCCCAGGCTTTAGGCACTGCGGCGTTACAGGCCCAGGCTGAGTTTGTGCCCCTCTGGCAAATGGTACGCAATACCCGCATCCGTTTGATGGAGCAATTGGCAAAAATGGATTTTCAAGTCTGCGAGTCCGATGCCAATTTTGTCTTTGCCGCTCCCCGCTGGATTGCCGCCGCTGAGTTATATCAGGTGCTAAAAGAAAGAAAAATTTTAGTGCGTTACTTTAACCATCCCCGCATCACCAATTATCTCCGCATTACCGTGGGCACCGACGGGGAAATTGACCAACTACTGTCGGCGATCGCCAGTGTGAAGCAGTCTTTGGAATAG
- the topA gene encoding type I DNA topoisomerase has product MSKLVIVESPTKARTIRNYLPQDYRVEASMGHVRDLPASAEEVPAAYKDKSWANLGVNVEDHFSPLYVIPKSKKKIVKELQTALKNADEVILATDEDREGESISWHLLQLLQPKVPIKRMVFHEITQEAIRHALDNCREIDENLVHAQETRRILDRLVGYTLSPLLWKKIAWGLSAGRVQSVAVRLIVQRERARRAFKTAGYWDLKAELEQHKNPFQAKLMTLGGTKLANGSDFDPNSGALLPNKQVVVLDEAQAIALKDCLTDKPWEVINTEEKPSVRKPAPPFTTSTLQQEANRKLGISARDTMRVAQKLYEEGYITYMRTDSVHLSDQAVTAARSCVQQMYGKEYLSPQPKQYTTKSKGAQEAHEAIRPAGTEFRIPNQTGLKERELALYELIWKRTVACQMADARITQLSVTLRVEDAEFRAGGKRIDFPGYFRAYVEGSDDPDAALENQEVILPPLKVGDRPNCREIEPMSHETQPPARYTEASLVKTLESEGVGRPSTYASIIGTIIDRGYVQMRGKALTPTFTAFAVVSLLEAHFPDLVDTGFTSRMEQKLDEIAIGKTQWLPYLQGFFLGESGLENQVKVRQDQIDPAIAKAIELENLAAKVKIGKFGPYIEIPQGEEIITASIPHDLTPADLNPDQVAVLLKQKTEGPDKVGTHPETGEPIFILIGAYGPYVQLGEATEENKKPKRTSLPKGVKPEDVTLEMAVGLLALPRNLGEHPESGKNIKASLGRFGPYVVHDQGKDGKDYRSLKGDDDVLTITLERALALLAEPKRGRGSRTPLKELGLHPEDQEPVNLFKGPYGVYIKHGKVNASLPEGETEETITLEKALPLLADKAGTKKTTRKKATTSTVKGTKKTTTKTTKKTSGTGAAKKTTTKRTTTRKTSASKADQSSEAS; this is encoded by the coding sequence ATGTCCAAACTCGTTATCGTTGAATCCCCCACTAAAGCCCGCACCATTCGCAACTACCTGCCCCAGGATTATCGGGTGGAAGCGTCCATGGGCCATGTCCGGGATTTACCGGCTTCGGCGGAGGAAGTACCAGCGGCTTACAAAGATAAAAGCTGGGCTAACCTGGGGGTCAACGTTGAAGATCATTTCAGTCCCCTTTATGTGATCCCCAAAAGCAAAAAGAAAATAGTTAAGGAATTACAGACTGCCCTGAAAAATGCCGACGAGGTGATTCTGGCCACGGACGAAGACCGGGAAGGGGAAAGTATTAGCTGGCATTTGTTGCAATTGCTCCAGCCCAAGGTGCCCATTAAACGGATGGTGTTCCACGAAATTACCCAGGAGGCTATTCGCCATGCATTGGACAATTGCCGGGAAATTGACGAAAATTTGGTTCATGCCCAGGAAACCCGGCGGATTTTAGACCGCTTGGTAGGTTACACCCTTTCTCCCCTGCTCTGGAAGAAAATTGCTTGGGGTCTGTCCGCTGGCCGGGTGCAATCGGTGGCGGTGCGGTTAATTGTGCAACGGGAACGGGCCCGCCGGGCCTTTAAGACCGCTGGGTACTGGGACTTGAAAGCGGAACTGGAACAGCATAAAAATCCTTTTCAGGCCAAGTTGATGACCTTGGGGGGCACAAAATTAGCCAATGGGAGCGATTTTGACCCCAATAGCGGCGCTTTGTTGCCCAATAAACAGGTGGTGGTGCTGGATGAAGCCCAGGCGATCGCCTTAAAGGATTGTTTGACGGACAAGCCCTGGGAAGTGATTAATACAGAGGAAAAACCCAGTGTACGGAAACCGGCGCCCCCCTTTACCACTTCCACCCTGCAACAGGAAGCAAACCGAAAATTGGGCATTTCTGCCCGGGATACCATGCGGGTGGCCCAGAAATTATATGAAGAGGGCTACATCACCTATATGCGGACGGATTCGGTGCATCTTTCCGACCAGGCGGTGACGGCGGCCCGGAGTTGCGTACAACAAATGTATGGCAAAGAATACTTGAGTCCTCAGCCCAAGCAATACACCACCAAAAGTAAAGGGGCCCAGGAAGCCCACGAAGCCATTCGCCCCGCCGGGACAGAGTTTCGCATTCCCAACCAAACGGGGTTGAAGGAGCGGGAATTAGCCCTATATGAACTGATCTGGAAACGGACCGTGGCCTGCCAGATGGCCGACGCCCGCATTACCCAACTTAGCGTGACGTTGAGGGTGGAAGATGCGGAATTTCGGGCTGGGGGTAAACGGATCGATTTCCCCGGTTATTTCCGGGCCTATGTGGAAGGTTCCGACGACCCCGATGCCGCTTTGGAAAATCAAGAGGTGATTCTTCCCCCCCTCAAAGTTGGCGATCGCCCTAATTGTCGAGAAATCGAGCCGATGAGCCACGAAACCCAACCTCCCGCCCGCTATACGGAAGCTTCGTTGGTAAAAACCTTGGAAAGTGAAGGGGTGGGTCGTCCTAGTACCTACGCCAGTATCATTGGCACCATCATTGACCGGGGTTACGTGCAAATGCGGGGCAAAGCCTTAACCCCCACGTTCACAGCCTTTGCGGTGGTCAGTTTACTGGAAGCCCATTTCCCCGATTTGGTGGATACAGGCTTCACTTCCCGCATGGAGCAAAAGCTAGACGAAATTGCCATCGGTAAAACCCAGTGGCTCCCCTATCTCCAGGGCTTTTTTCTGGGGGAATCGGGGCTAGAAAATCAAGTCAAAGTGCGCCAAGACCAAATCGATCCGGCGATCGCCAAAGCCATTGAGTTGGAAAATCTGGCTGCCAAAGTAAAAATTGGCAAATTTGGCCCCTATATTGAAATTCCCCAGGGGGAAGAAATTATCACTGCTTCCATTCCCCATGATTTAACCCCAGCGGACCTTAACCCAGACCAGGTAGCGGTTTTACTGAAGCAAAAAACCGAAGGCCCAGATAAGGTGGGCACCCACCCTGAAACCGGAGAGCCCATATTTATACTCATTGGCGCCTATGGACCCTATGTCCAACTGGGGGAAGCCACGGAGGAAAATAAAAAACCGAAACGAACTTCCCTGCCCAAAGGGGTTAAACCGGAGGATGTCACTTTGGAAATGGCGGTGGGATTATTGGCCTTGCCCCGTAACCTGGGGGAACATCCCGAATCGGGCAAAAATATCAAAGCCAGCCTAGGTCGCTTTGGCCCCTACGTAGTCCATGATCAAGGTAAGGACGGCAAAGATTACCGCTCCCTCAAAGGGGATGACGACGTGTTGACCATTACCCTAGAACGGGCTTTGGCATTGCTGGCGGAACCTAAACGGGGCCGGGGTAGCCGTACTCCCTTGAAGGAATTGGGTTTACACCCTGAAGATCAAGAACCGGTGAATTTATTCAAAGGCCCCTATGGAGTTTACATCAAACATGGCAAAGTCAATGCCAGTCTGCCGGAGGGGGAAACGGAAGAAACCATTACCCTGGAAAAGGCTTTACCTTTGCTAGCGGATAAAGCGGGCACCAAGAAAACAACTCGGAAAAAGGCCACTACCAGCACTGTTAAGGGTACGAAAAAAACTACTACTAAAACTACCAAAAAAACCAGTGGCACCGGTGCGGCCAAGAAGACCACCACCAAACGCACCACCACTCGGAAAACATCTGCCAGTAAAGCGGATCAGTCCAGTGAGGCCAGTTAA
- a CDS encoding 1-acyl-sn-glycerol-3-phosphate acyltransferase — translation MESPIQAQPPLDFLAPNLKPWLLQLGPLILPWWIRSQTAIAKIEAENLDVLAQIYGEFSQGKNRLLLAFRHPSINDPLCMGYLFWNLLPQAIDKKKVSPPYSSHFMYDRGIPLWGGSFLQWLFPRLGGTSIQRGKLDRPGLRSARDLMLNGVYPLSAAPEGATNGHNEIISPLEPGIAQLGFWCAEDLCKAQRQEQVIILPVGIQYFYLTPPWREIENLLSQLENDCGIAPTADHSLGEARLYKRLYNLGEVMLDLMENFYRQFYQQNLPVVADLAKSLQDNFNSLETDPNQLLASRLQNLLHAALTVGEEYFQISPKGNLPERCRRLEQAGWDYIYREDLRDEQALFPVKKGLADRIAEEADLRMWHMRLVENFVAVTGHYVKEKPTVERFADTLLLLWNVITRMKGGNLNNRPILGRQRVQLTIGQPILVDDYYEDYKANRKLAIANVTEILQERLTNLIC, via the coding sequence ATGGAATCACCCATCCAAGCCCAACCGCCCCTGGATTTTTTAGCCCCCAACCTCAAGCCCTGGTTACTCCAACTAGGCCCCCTGATTTTGCCCTGGTGGATCCGCTCCCAAACGGCGATCGCCAAAATTGAAGCGGAAAACCTAGATGTTCTCGCCCAGATTTACGGCGAATTTAGCCAGGGAAAAAATCGTTTATTACTCGCATTCCGCCATCCCAGCATTAACGATCCCCTCTGCATGGGCTATCTGTTCTGGAATTTATTACCCCAGGCGATCGATAAAAAGAAAGTGTCACCGCCCTATAGTTCCCATTTCATGTACGACCGGGGTATTCCCCTCTGGGGAGGAAGCTTTTTACAGTGGTTATTTCCCCGCCTGGGGGGCACTTCCATCCAACGGGGCAAACTAGATCGACCGGGTTTACGATCCGCTAGGGATTTAATGCTCAATGGTGTATATCCCCTATCCGCTGCCCCGGAAGGAGCCACCAACGGTCATAACGAAATTATTTCCCCCTTGGAACCCGGCATTGCCCAACTAGGATTTTGGTGTGCAGAGGATTTATGCAAAGCCCAAAGGCAAGAACAGGTAATAATTTTGCCCGTAGGTATCCAATATTTTTACCTCACGCCCCCTTGGCGAGAGATTGAAAATTTACTCTCTCAACTGGAAAATGACTGCGGCATTGCTCCCACCGCTGACCATAGTTTGGGCGAAGCAAGATTATACAAACGCCTTTATAACCTAGGGGAAGTGATGTTGGATCTGATGGAGAATTTTTACCGCCAGTTTTACCAACAAAATTTGCCGGTGGTGGCGGATTTAGCTAAAAGTTTGCAGGACAATTTCAACAGTTTAGAAACCGATCCTAATCAATTACTTGCTTCCCGCCTACAAAATTTGCTCCATGCCGCCCTAACAGTGGGGGAAGAATATTTTCAAATTAGTCCCAAGGGTAATCTCCCGGAGCGTTGCCGCAGACTGGAGCAGGCGGGCTGGGATTATATCTATCGTGAAGATTTACGGGACGAACAGGCTTTATTTCCAGTTAAAAAGGGTCTAGCAGATCGCATTGCGGAAGAGGCGGATTTAAGGATGTGGCATATGCGTCTGGTGGAAAATTTTGTCGCAGTGACGGGGCATTACGTCAAAGAAAAACCAACGGTGGAACGGTTTGCCGACACCCTTTTATTACTTTGGAATGTGATTACCCGCATGAAGGGGGGAAACTTGAACAATCGCCCTATTTTAGGTCGTCAGCGGGTTCAATTAACCATTGGTCAGCCCATTCTGGTGGACGATTATTATGAAGATTACAAAGCTAACCGCAAACTGGCGATCGCCAATGTGACTGAGATTCTACAAGAACGATTAACAAACTTAATTTGTTAG
- the hisN gene encoding histidinol-phosphatase, which yields MMLPEIEPRLAIAQQLATISGEILSQYFRRSHLQSGTKTDLVSAIVTQADEEAEQAMVNFLQAKLPQDGVIREEGENITGQSGYTWVLDPIDGTSSFVRGLPIFATLIGLVDADMCPVLGIAHQPISGDRWQGVQGEPSNVNGIPLVNPYAESEVNLTSACIASTTPLMFTAPAQRQKMANIYDQCQRTAFGGDCFNYLSAASGWTAMPLVVVEADLNFYDFCALIPILGGVNYCFTDWQGKELTPESTEVVASPNPKLHSEILALLQ from the coding sequence ATGATGTTGCCAGAAATTGAACCAAGACTTGCCATTGCCCAGCAATTGGCCACCATTTCCGGGGAAATACTCAGCCAATATTTTCGCCGCTCCCATTTACAGAGTGGGACGAAAACAGACCTGGTTTCCGCCATTGTTACCCAAGCCGATGAAGAAGCGGAACAGGCTATGGTAAATTTTCTCCAGGCAAAGTTGCCCCAGGATGGCGTAATTCGGGAGGAAGGGGAGAATATTACCGGCCAATCCGGCTATACCTGGGTGTTAGACCCCATTGATGGTACTTCCTCCTTTGTGCGGGGATTACCAATCTTTGCTACCCTGATCGGTTTAGTTGATGCAGATATGTGCCCGGTGCTGGGCATTGCCCACCAGCCCATCAGCGGCGATCGATGGCAGGGGGTACAGGGGGAACCAAGCAATGTTAACGGCATCCCCCTAGTTAATCCTTACGCAGAGAGTGAGGTTAACTTAACTTCTGCTTGTATTGCCTCTACTACACCGTTAATGTTTACTGCCCCGGCGCAACGGCAGAAAATGGCAAATATCTATGACCAATGCCAGCGCACTGCCTTTGGGGGAGATTGTTTCAATTACCTCAGCGCCGCCAGTGGTTGGACTGCTATGCCTTTGGTGGTAGTGGAAGCGGATTTGAATTTTTATGATTTTTGTGCGCTAATACCCATCCTAGGGGGGGTCAATTATTGCTTTACCGATTGGCAAGGTAAAGAATTAACCCCAGAGTCCACCGAGGTTGTAGCTAGCCCCAACCCCAAATTGCACAGTGAAATTTTAGCTTTACTGCAATAA
- a CDS encoding NIL domain-containing protein, translating to MKKRVTLTFPRSAVQMPVTYRLAKDFNIAANIIRAQVAPNQVGKVVLELSGDIDQLEASLEWMRSQSIEVSLASREIVIDDQSCVDCGLCTGVCPTEALSLDPDSFRLMFRRSRCVVCEQCIPSCPVQAIATNF from the coding sequence ATGAAAAAACGTGTAACCCTGACTTTTCCCCGCAGTGCGGTGCAAATGCCCGTCACCTACCGTTTGGCCAAGGACTTCAATATTGCCGCCAACATTATCCGGGCCCAGGTGGCCCCCAACCAGGTGGGAAAAGTGGTGTTGGAATTGTCCGGGGACATTGACCAATTAGAAGCGTCTTTGGAGTGGATGCGCTCCCAAAGCATTGAGGTTTCCCTCGCTAGTCGGGAAATTGTCATTGATGACCAAAGCTGTGTGGATTGTGGCCTATGCACGGGGGTTTGTCCCACGGAGGCCCTGAGTTTGGACCCGGATAGTTTTCGTCTGATGTTCCGTCGTTCCCGTTGTGTGGTCTGTGAGCAATGTATTCCTTCCTGTCCAGTCCAGGCGATCGCCACTAATTTCTAG
- a CDS encoding response regulator transcription factor, which produces MSPVYISVVEGNPHLRSLLSWHLQQSGYLVQQCSGFHQARQAFNNQLPTLAVIDSDLTDGDGIELCRWLYQQHQSMIFILSAKDTEKDIVYGLKAGADDYLTKPFGMQEFLARIECLIRRVRTVAAPLLLDYGVLKIDLVQRRVEYQGNFVDLTPQEFSLLYVLTQAEGSALSRTELLRRAWPEAIDNPRTIDTHVLSLRKKIETDPRQPSLIQTVRNVGYRFNSSILEEKKPVEEKTLSLKSTEMSVLT; this is translated from the coding sequence GTGAGTCCAGTTTACATATCAGTCGTAGAGGGTAATCCCCATCTCCGCTCTCTATTAAGCTGGCATCTGCAGCAGAGCGGCTACCTTGTCCAACAATGTAGCGGTTTTCACCAAGCTCGCCAGGCATTTAACAATCAATTGCCCACCCTGGCGGTGATTGATTCTGACCTCACCGACGGAGATGGCATTGAACTTTGTCGTTGGCTATATCAACAGCACCAGTCGATGATTTTTATTCTTTCCGCCAAGGATACAGAAAAAGATATTGTCTATGGGCTCAAGGCCGGGGCTGACGATTATCTGACTAAGCCTTTTGGCATGCAGGAGTTTTTAGCCAGAATAGAGTGCTTGATCCGTCGTGTCCGCACAGTGGCGGCCCCTTTGCTGTTGGACTATGGGGTATTAAAAATTGACCTGGTACAACGGCGGGTGGAATATCAAGGCAATTTTGTTGACCTCACCCCCCAGGAGTTTAGTCTGCTTTACGTGCTCACCCAAGCCGAAGGTAGCGCCCTCAGCCGTACTGAATTGCTCCGCCGGGCCTGGCCCGAGGCGATCGACAATCCCCGCACCATCGACACCCATGTCCTTTCCCTGCGGAAAAAAATCGAAACTGATCCACGCCAGCCGAGTTTAATTCAGACAGTACGCAACGTGGGTTATCGTTTCAATTCCTCTATTCTGGAAGAAAAAAAACCGGTGGAGGAAAAAACGTTGTCCCTGAAATCCACTGAAATGTCTGTCCTTACCTAG
- a CDS encoding LysR family transcriptional regulator: protein MQATLHQLKVFEATARHGSFTRAAEELYITQPTVSSQIKQLSKAVGLPLFEQIGKRLYLTEAGQELLVTCQDIFRRLDNFAMKVADIKGTKQGRLRLAVITTAKYFIPRLLGEFTQKYPGIEVSLKVTNHEQIRHRMQNNEDDLYIVSEPPEEIDLNFQPFLDNPLVVIARRDHPLAGKSNIPITALNDEAFIMREKGSGTRLAVQNLFHRHYVDVRVRLELGSNEAIKQAIAGGMGISVLSQHTLVSEGARSELTILDIDGFPIQRRWYVANLAGKQLSVITQTFLDYLISVTKNMPPPFAEQLIAAKKPVELAP from the coding sequence ATGCAAGCAACCTTACACCAATTGAAAGTTTTTGAAGCCACCGCCAGACATGGTAGTTTTACCCGGGCAGCAGAGGAGCTTTATATCACCCAACCGACAGTTTCGAGTCAGATTAAACAATTGTCCAAAGCGGTAGGTCTTCCTCTGTTCGAGCAAATTGGTAAACGACTTTACCTGACAGAAGCAGGGCAAGAGTTATTGGTAACCTGCCAGGATATTTTTCGGCGGTTGGATAACTTTGCCATGAAGGTGGCGGACATTAAAGGCACGAAGCAAGGACGTTTACGCTTGGCGGTAATTACGACAGCCAAATATTTTATTCCTCGTTTGCTAGGGGAATTTACCCAAAAGTATCCAGGCATTGAAGTGTCTTTGAAGGTAACTAACCATGAGCAGATTCGTCACCGTATGCAAAACAATGAAGATGATTTGTACATTGTCAGTGAACCACCGGAGGAAATTGACCTCAACTTCCAACCTTTCTTAGATAATCCTTTGGTGGTTATTGCCCGTCGGGATCATCCCCTGGCGGGAAAAAGTAATATTCCCATCACTGCTTTGAATGATGAGGCATTCATTATGCGGGAAAAGGGTTCTGGTACCCGTTTAGCGGTACAAAATTTATTTCATCGTCATTATGTTGATGTGCGGGTGCGGCTGGAACTGGGGAGCAATGAGGCCATTAAACAGGCGATCGCCGGTGGCATGGGAATTTCTGTATTATCCCAGCATACCTTGGTGTCAGAGGGGGCCCGCAGTGAGTTGACTATTTTAGACATAGATGGATTCCCCATCCAACGTCGTTGGTACGTGGCTAACCTAGCGGGGAAACAACTGTCAGTCATCACCCAGACCTTTTTGGACTATCTCATTTCTGTTACCAAAAACATGCCGCCCCCGTTTGCGGAACAGTTAATTGCTGCCAAAAAGCCAGTGGAATTGGCGCCCTAG
- a CDS encoding DUF362 domain-containing protein: MVKPVSLLSAQSYEAASLLAALKTLLEPLGGMAKFVKPGDRVLLKPNLLTGNRPGRECITRPELVACVAQLVQEAGGKPFMGDSPAFGSARGVAENNGYLPLLEALNIPIVEFRGGRYETNSDNFNHLRLSKEAMDADVVINLPKLKSHSQLTMTMGVKNLFGCVPGKMKAWWHMEAGKDANRFGEMLVETAKAIAPDLTILDGIIAHEGNGPMHGDPREVGLLAASPDVFALDFVITDILQLDPTTIPTMAAQDRLGLNPTVAELDFPLAHPRDLLVENWKLPEVLMPIDFGLPRVLRSTFKHFYIRFVKEPLHLYTGKA, from the coding sequence ATGGTCAAACCCGTTAGTCTACTCTCTGCCCAATCCTACGAAGCCGCCAGTTTACTTGCCGCCCTAAAAACCCTACTAGAACCCCTGGGGGGCATGGCCAAATTCGTCAAACCAGGCGATCGGGTTTTGCTCAAGCCTAATTTATTGACCGGAAATCGTCCTGGTAGAGAATGTATCACTCGTCCCGAATTAGTGGCCTGTGTGGCTCAACTGGTGCAGGAAGCTGGGGGAAAACCCTTTATGGGGGACAGCCCCGCCTTTGGTTCAGCCCGGGGAGTGGCGGAAAACAACGGTTATTTGCCTCTGCTGGAAGCCTTAAACATTCCCATTGTGGAATTCCGGGGGGGGCGCTACGAAACTAACAGCGATAATTTCAACCATCTGCGGTTATCCAAGGAAGCGATGGATGCGGACGTAGTAATCAATCTACCCAAACTCAAATCCCACTCCCAATTGACCATGACCATGGGGGTTAAAAACCTATTTGGTTGTGTCCCCGGCAAAATGAAAGCCTGGTGGCATATGGAAGCCGGAAAAGATGCTAACCGCTTTGGAGAAATGCTGGTGGAAACCGCCAAGGCGATCGCCCCGGACTTGACAATTTTAGACGGCATTATTGCCCACGAGGGTAATGGCCCCATGCACGGTGACCCCCGAGAAGTGGGTTTATTGGCCGCTAGCCCTGATGTGTTTGCCCTGGATTTTGTCATCACCGACATTTTGCAACTCGACCCTACCACCATTCCTACCATGGCCGCCCAAGATCGTTTGGGGCTCAATCCCACCGTTGCCGAACTAGATTTTCCCCTGGCCCATCCCCGGGATTTATTGGTGGAAAACTGGAAATTACCGGAAGTATTAATGCCCATCGATTTTGGCTTGCCCCGGGTATTGCGCTCCACTTTTAAGCACTTTTACATTCGGTTTGTCAAGGAACCATTACATCTCTACACTGGCAAGGCCTAA
- a CDS encoding helix-turn-helix transcriptional regulator — MKTTEKDLIGAGFQALSDPIRLQVLTLLENQEQCVCDLCDQLNISQSKLSFHLKRLRDAELVHTRQDGRWIYYRLNPEQFHHLRHYLESYGQASQAYVPRHCHS, encoded by the coding sequence GTGAAAACAACGGAAAAAGACTTAATTGGTGCTGGATTTCAAGCTTTGTCTGACCCTATTCGCCTCCAGGTGCTAACTTTGCTGGAAAATCAAGAACAGTGCGTCTGTGACCTTTGCGACCAACTGAACATTAGTCAATCCAAGTTATCTTTCCATCTCAAACGTTTGCGGGATGCGGAATTAGTGCATACTCGCCAGGACGGGCGTTGGATTTATTATCGTCTTAACCCCGAACAATTTCATCATCTGCGCCATTATCTGGAATCCTATGGCCAAGCGAGTCAAGCCTATGTGCCCCGCCATTGCCATAGTTGA
- the aqpZ gene encoding aquaporin Z gives MKKYIAEFIGTFWLVLGGCGSAVFAAFISVPGGENTNEFGLGYLGVSLAFGLTVFTGAYGLGHISGGHFNPAVSFGLWMGKRFPGSQLAPYIGSQVLGAILAGLFILIVAQGNPNFVLDPAQSNPLATNGFGDHSPQGYGFMSALLIEFVLTFMFLLVILGVTDKLAPAGFAPAAIGLALTLIHLVSIPITNTSVNPARSTGVALFCGNPALIGQLWLFWLAPIAGALLAGFVYHNVLEDLSRPEVSPEPEA, from the coding sequence ATGAAAAAGTACATTGCTGAATTTATCGGCACTTTCTGGCTGGTGCTTGGCGGTTGTGGGAGTGCAGTGTTTGCCGCTTTTATTTCCGTTCCTGGCGGTGAGAACACTAACGAATTTGGTTTGGGCTATCTGGGGGTTTCCCTCGCTTTTGGTCTGACCGTCTTCACCGGAGCCTATGGTTTGGGGCACATTTCCGGTGGCCATTTCAACCCCGCTGTTTCCTTTGGACTCTGGATGGGTAAGAGATTCCCCGGTTCCCAATTAGCGCCCTACATCGGCTCCCAAGTGCTAGGGGCAATCCTTGCGGGCTTATTTATCTTGATTGTTGCCCAGGGGAATCCCAATTTCGTCCTCGACCCCGCCCAATCTAATCCTTTGGCCACCAATGGTTTTGGTGACCATTCCCCCCAGGGCTATGGCTTTATGTCCGCTCTGTTAATCGAGTTTGTGCTGACTTTTATGTTCCTGTTGGTCATCCTTGGGGTAACGGATAAGCTCGCCCCTGCTGGTTTTGCCCCCGCTGCCATTGGTTTAGCGTTAACCTTGATTCACCTGGTCAGCATTCCCATCACCAACACTTCCGTCAACCCAGCCCGGAGTACGGGAGTTGCCCTTTTCTGTGGTAACCCTGCTTTGATCGGTCAACTTTGGCTATTCTGGTTGGCCCCGATCGCCGGAGCGCTATTGGCAGGTTTTGTTTACCACAATGTGCTGGAAGACCTGAGCCGTCCTGAAGTTAGTCCCGAGCCTGAAGCATAG